One Dromiciops gliroides isolate mDroGli1 chromosome 3, mDroGli1.pri, whole genome shotgun sequence DNA segment encodes these proteins:
- the LOC122748325 gene encoding gastrula zinc finger protein XlCGF7.1-like, whose protein sequence is MRIPTGQRLYECCECGKSFTDNSVLRIHTREKPYTCNECCKAFKLKPPGYEHQKTHSQTIEKPYRCNECGKTFKQRYALSEHLRIHTGEKPYNCTDCGKRSPHRTSLFVHQRIHAGQKPYKCTVCGKVFAHRATLTDHQRIHTGEKPFKCTECGKTFTHRSSFRVHQKRHAGEKPYKCTECGKAFLQKAQFIEHQIVHTAEKPFRCNECGKSFSRKSYLTGHQRIHSGRERFLHV, encoded by the exons ATGAG AATACCTACTGGACAGAGACTATATGAATGTTGTGAATGTGGGAAATCCTTCACTGACAACTCAGTCCTCAGAATCCATACCAGAGAGAAACCTTACACATGTAATGAATGTTGCAAGGCATTTAAGCTGAAGCCCCCTGGTTATGAACATCAGAAAACTCATTCCCAGACAATAGAGAAACCCTACagatgtaatgaatgtgggaaaaccttcaAGCAGAGGTACGCACTTAGTGAACATctgagaattcatactggagagaagccttataatTGTACTGACTGTGGAAAACGTTCACCCCACAGGACGTCATTATTTGTGCATCAAAGAATTCATGCTGGACAAAAACCATATAAATGTACTGTCTGTGGGAAAGTCTTTGCCCACCGGGCAACACTTACTgaccatcagagaatccatactggagagaagccttttaAATGTACTGAATGCGGGAAAACTTTTACCCACAGGTCATCATTTCGTGTCCATCAGAAAAGGCATGCTGGAGAAAAACCATACAAATGtactgaatgtgggaaagcttttcTCCAAAAGGCACAGTTTATTGAACATCAAATTGTTCATACTGCAGAGAAACCTTTCagatgtaatgaatgtgggaaaagttTTAGCCGGAAAAGCTATCTTACTggccatcagagaattcatagtgGGAGAGAAAGATTTTTACATGTCTGA